Below is a genomic region from Carassius auratus strain Wakin chromosome 2, ASM336829v1, whole genome shotgun sequence.
GACACTATAAGCCCTTTCAATCATACAGACTTTTCCAGAAAGTTACCGGTAAATTGGCGTAAAGAGATCCTGTGTGAACAGGATCTCTTAAAAAATACCCTTAAATTTGTTCCGGCAATTTTAcggcaatttactggtattactgtgtgaaaggggcttatgacaaaggttaccggtacttatctgaactaacgtcatgatcactgccactagatataaagaaaacttTGATTTTTCACTCTGtgctattcaatgacagtaaaaacTATATGTGTTGTTATTGAGCAGTGCTgctcgtagactagctccagtgctcattgctgcgatgctaaatgatagcaactcaccagaaCACTTCACCAACTCTACACTCATTCTCCTAAGACCATGAATTGAATAAGCTTTGATGGCCATCAGTTCTTAGCAATTCCTCATTTGTCCTCTCACGTCTGGCAGGTTTGAAATTACACGGCTGTTGCATGTAATCTACacatgttggctcttgccacctcttcctcatcccagtcagtcgctatagttctgatgctgcgttccaggcaggtttttgagctcgtaatcactatttcataccacgACTAACaactttgtaccgttccaggcaagatacgccaaactttctgagcacaaggaattgtagctagattatttaTGCATTACCTTTGAAAGTAACTTCCCCAACACTGGTTGTCTTTGTCTTTGTTgtgtttgttaataataataatgatgatgaatgtGATGTAGGAGAATGCAGAAGTTAGACACTGAAGAAGTGAACAGCGCTTACATATGTTCACATATAACAGCTGGTGCGTGAATAAAGTTTGAATACACTATAGCTACTGATTTAAAATCAAAGAATAATAGCTAAAGGTCCAccttaagtgtatatatatatatatatatatatatatatatatatatatatatatatatatatatatatatatatatatatatatatatatatatttctataaatatactgtcattcaaataatcaaatactttgtttttccatttattgattgGCAGCCCTCCTGTCCCATCTGGGAATTGATCCATCTGATCATTTTATTTCTTGTCACTGTTTGGTTTAAGCAAACAGAGTTCTGTCACGGTCAACATTTTGGCCTGTTCTTCAGGAAGTGGGCAGTTTTGACTGATTTCCTGTTTGCTTTCAGTTTTAAGACTGATGGATCACGCAGAGAGAGTTTTTCCAGATTCAGGAATCATGACCGAGGGCAAGGGGACAGTAGATGGTAAGTTCAGTGCTACTTTTTTATAGTGAACTTAATTCTAATGCTAAACTCAGCAGTAAACACATTGAAATTATAAACATTTGTCAACACGATCTGAAAGTAGTTTATTAAGCAAATGAAAGTGAAACACATCAGGTGAGCAGAACACATCATGATCTGCCAAAATACTGCAATATTACTCAGACAAGTATTCATAAATCTATTtccaaaataacaatttaaaacgcGTTAAAAATAAGTACATGATATGCATATTTGCTTTTGAGTTGAGAGATTAAAGAAATGTTGAAAGGTTTCAGAATacgtaataaattaattaaaaacagtcCTTTAATATCTTACGTGTGCTAACTGTGTTGTCTGTGTGTCCTCTATGATCCAGACTACAGTGACTACTATAACTTGGCAGGATCAGATTCATCTTACAGTGATGGCAGCACAAGGGTCTTCGGTGGGGTTGTCCTGGCCGTCCTGCACAGCACAGTTTTCATCGTTGGTTTGCTGGGAAACGCTGTGGTCCTGTGTGTGCTGATCAGACACCGTCACAGATGCAGTCTGACAGACATGTGTCTCCTCAGTCTGGCCGTGTCTGACCTGCTCTTTCTCGCCTCGCTCCCTGTTTGGGCTCACAGTGCGGTGCAAGGATGGGTTCTTGGCTCATTCATGTGTCACATCATAACCGCTCTCTTCATGATGGGTCTGTACAGCAGCGTCTTCTTCATGGTCCTCATGACACTGGATCGCTACGTCATCATCGTCTACAAACACAGCATCTGTTCCAGAAAATGGCCTGCAAAAATGGCTCTGAGCTTATTTGTATGGATGCTCAGCCTGTTTGCGTCCCTCCCTGATATTGTTTTTGCCAAAGTGAACGTGGACACGAGCACCAAAGAATCCTGCGGATCTGAATTTCCTGAAGGTGCAGCCTGGATGTCGTTTACGTACCTGAACATCCTGAGCTTGATTCTGCCTCTGATCATCATGAGCTTCTGCTTTTGCCGGATCCTCAGCAGTAAATCAGAAGAAAAGCACGGGATCATCCGACTCCTCCTGACTGTGCTGGCCGTTTATTTCCTCTTCTGGACTCCATACAACATCGTCACGTTCCTCATGTTCCTGCAGAGGAAGGGCTTCATGCTTTCTCGTGAGTGGTCTAATGATCCGAGTCTTGCCAAGCAGTGGGTGGAAGCGATCGCATTAAGCCACTGCTGTCTCAATCCCATCATCTACACCTGTGTGGGACAGAAGTTCAGAAGAGCAGTGCTCACGGTCCTGAAGAACCCTCCACAGTCACCTGAGAGCGCATCTTCGGAGTATTCCTCCACACTGATCACATAGAGACCCTGTCCTCCAGAGAGAGACGCATACTCTTTCAGAAGCAGAAGTTCAGTCTCTTATATATTGCATGCCCATCGCTCGTATTTTAGATTTGCAAATGATACACATAATAGTTCTGAAGGGAATGGTTTCatcagcatttttaaataaactcaaagtgtttgaaaatgttgatttttttttttgaagaaatacaTTTAGCCTATATTCTGAATGTtgcttttaagatttttattgtaaagctgcttttaATCAAATGAGTCATTAAAAGCCATTGTCCTGGTGATTTTACACTCTCAGAAGAAGTAAAGCTTAGAGAAGCTCTCACTGGGAGGATAACAGAAAATCTGTCCTTTTAAATGTAGATATTACTATGTTTGTACCTTGGTTTTATGTTCAGATTAATATGCAGGGGAAAACAACTCTTCCTCTGTTACATTACCTCAAAACTATTGGTAGATTTAAAAACCCTTGAGATTTTATATAACAACATCATATGAACACATTGTCCTTTCCGccttattttgacattttcactTGCAGTCATTTGTAACTAGTGCGTTCGAGGCTTCTGGTGTCATTCACTTCTAGTTATTTTAGATGTAAAAAACAGTAcgttatgctgcttgatattgaaaaCTGGTATTTGTTATCAGATTATTTCAACGGTTATATTATGTGATATAATCATAGCACTGGTTTGTGGCTCAAATAGTTTCATTTTCTTCTACACTATGGGATATCTTTTACTGATGGTAATGATTGGGAAGTCTCGCACAATCACAGGAAAGAGCTTTACTTCTGcctcaggtcacagaggtcagttaattctccgcacatagagactctttcacctagatatcacactgtagagactgtgtctgttccacgaactagaaaatacaaaaaaaaaacgtccaaaccaagttaaggttaataatttaattgaggttcaacaaataaaaaacagaagcaatatggataaacaaattataaagcttggcttattgaatatcagatccatttctacgaaaacactttttgtaaataatattataactgatcataatatagatgtgctctgtttgacagaaacttggctaaaacctgatgattacattattttaaatgagtccaccccccaagattattgttataaacatgagccgcgtctaaaaggcaaaggtggaggagttgcttcaatttataacaacgttttcaggatttctcagagggcaggcttcaagtataactcgtttgaagtaatggtgcttcatataacattatccagagaaaccaatgttaatgataaatcccctgttatgtttgtactggctactgtatacaggccaccagggcaccatacagattttattaaagagtttggtgattttacatccaagttagttctggctgcagataaagtcttaatagttggtgattttaatatccatgtcgataatgaaaaagatgcattgggatcagcatttatagacattctgaactctattggtgttagacaacacgtttcaggacttactcattgtcgaaa
It encodes:
- the LOC113039406 gene encoding C-C chemokine receptor type 2-like, yielding MDHAERVFPDSGIMTEGKGTVDDYSDYYNLAGSDSSYSDGSTRVFGGVVLAVLHSTVFIVGLLGNAVVLCVLIRHRHRCSLTDMCLLSLAVSDLLFLASLPVWAHSAVQGWVLGSFMCHIITALFMMGLYSSVFFMVLMTLDRYVIIVYKHSICSRKWPAKMALSLFVWMLSLFASLPDIVFAKVNVDTSTKESCGSEFPEGAAWMSFTYLNILSLILPLIIMSFCFCRILSSKSEEKHGIIRLLLTVLAVYFLFWTPYNIVTFLMFLQRKGFMLSREWSNDPSLAKQWVEAIALSHCCLNPIIYTCVGQKFRRAVLTVLKNPPQSPESASSEYSSTLIT